In Pseudomonadota bacterium, the following are encoded in one genomic region:
- a CDS encoding AMP-binding protein: MYPDKYALTRADEPCYIMAGSGETVSYREFEARCNRLAHLLRATGLQRLDHYAMLMENHPRFLECCGAGARAGLYYTCINSYLTAEEVAFIVNDSHSQVLITTGARREVAIAAARLCPRLKLCLIIDGTGDDAPFVDYASAVAAMPSTPIADERLGTAMLYSSGTTGRPKGILRPLPDTPPSEPLPLYHFLLKLWQYREGMVYLSPAPLYHSAPNTAVTLTMRVGGTSIVMERFDPEHYLALIEKYRVTHTQLVPTMFSRMLKLPREVRERYDLSSLEFAVHAAAPCPVQVKHEMIDWWGPIIHEYYGATEGLGFTACNSEEWLAHPGTVGRVMLGELHVLDEDMRECPTGTAGTLWFKTATPFEYFNDPERTREARSPDGSMSTVNDVGYVDGDGYLHLTDRKTFMIISGGVNIYPQECENLLITHPKVLDAAVFGVPNEDLGEEVKAVIQPLAGVEPGPALAEELIAFCRAHLSHQKCPRTVDFIEEMPRLPTGKLYKRLLRDKYWGDKQSRIV; this comes from the coding sequence GTGTATCCAGACAAATATGCGCTGACGCGTGCCGACGAGCCGTGTTACATCATGGCCGGCAGCGGCGAGACCGTGAGCTATCGCGAGTTCGAGGCGCGATGCAATCGCCTCGCCCACCTGCTGCGCGCCACCGGCTTGCAGCGTCTCGATCACTACGCGATGCTGATGGAGAACCATCCGCGCTTTCTCGAGTGCTGCGGCGCCGGCGCGCGTGCCGGGCTCTATTACACCTGCATCAACTCCTACCTCACGGCCGAGGAGGTGGCGTTCATCGTCAACGACAGCCACTCGCAGGTGCTGATCACGACCGGTGCGCGACGCGAGGTTGCCATCGCCGCCGCCAGGCTGTGCCCGCGTCTCAAGCTGTGCCTCATCATCGACGGCACGGGCGACGATGCGCCCTTCGTCGACTATGCCAGCGCGGTGGCGGCCATGCCGTCCACGCCCATCGCCGACGAGCGCCTGGGCACCGCCATGCTGTACTCCTCCGGCACCACCGGCCGCCCCAAGGGCATCCTGCGGCCCTTGCCCGATACGCCGCCGAGCGAGCCCCTGCCGCTCTACCATTTCCTGCTCAAGCTGTGGCAGTACCGCGAAGGCATGGTCTACCTGTCGCCGGCACCGCTCTACCACTCGGCGCCCAATACCGCCGTGACCCTGACCATGCGCGTCGGCGGCACCTCCATCGTCATGGAGCGCTTCGACCCCGAGCACTACCTGGCGCTCATCGAGAAATACCGCGTCACCCACACGCAGCTCGTGCCGACCATGTTCAGCCGCATGCTGAAGTTGCCGCGTGAAGTGCGCGAACGTTACGACCTGTCGTCGCTGGAATTCGCGGTGCACGCCGCCGCGCCCTGCCCGGTGCAGGTCAAGCACGAAATGATCGACTGGTGGGGACCGATCATCCACGAGTACTACGGCGCCACCGAGGGCCTGGGCTTCACCGCCTGTAACAGCGAAGAATGGCTGGCCCATCCCGGCACCGTCGGGCGCGTGATGCTGGGCGAGTTGCACGTGCTGGACGAGGACATGCGCGAATGCCCGACCGGCACCGCCGGCACGCTGTGGTTCAAGACCGCCACGCCGTTCGAATACTTCAATGACCCGGAACGCACCCGCGAGGCGCGCTCGCCGGACGGCAGCATGAGCACCGTCAACGACGTCGGCTACGTGGACGGCGACGGCTACCTGCACCTCACCGACCGCAAGACCTTCATGATCATCTCGGGTGGCGTGAACATCTATCCGCAGGAATGCGAAAACCTGCTCATCACCCATCCGAAAGTCCTCGACGCGGCGGTGTTCGGCGTGCCCAACGAAGATCTCGGCGAGGAGGTCAAGGCGGTCATTCAACCGCTCGCCGGCGTCGAGCCGGGACCGGCCTTGGCCGAGGAGTTGATAGCGTTCTGTCGCGCGCACCTGTCCCACCAGAAATGCCCGCGCACGGTCGACTTCATCGAGGAGATGCCGCGACTGCCCACCGGCAAGCTCTACAAGCGTCTGCTGCGCGACAAGTACTGGGGCGACAAACAGAGCCGCATCGTGTGA
- a CDS encoding CoA pyrophosphatase, translating to MLKIDEIRLALSRLNHDWEVYDAHPSQAAVAMILNEGTRGLEVCFIRRAERVGDPWSGQVAFPGGRASAADADAFAVAERETWEEIGMTLKAEHRVGALPMRNVERNVKRSGLTLWPFVYYVGAEERASATARLPLEVASVFWVPIGHLFDHQHVTELEYPMGVTASTFPGIQFGEHVIWGLTLRVLASFAEVMQRQLPALA from the coding sequence ATGCTCAAGATTGATGAAATCCGCCTGGCCCTGTCGCGCCTCAACCACGACTGGGAGGTCTATGACGCGCATCCCAGCCAGGCCGCGGTCGCCATGATCCTCAACGAGGGTACGCGCGGCCTGGAGGTGTGTTTCATCCGCCGCGCCGAGCGCGTCGGCGATCCGTGGTCCGGGCAGGTCGCGTTTCCCGGCGGGCGCGCCAGCGCCGCCGATGCGGATGCCTTCGCGGTGGCCGAACGCGAGACCTGGGAGGAGATCGGCATGACGCTCAAGGCCGAGCACCGGGTCGGCGCCCTGCCGATGCGCAACGTCGAGCGCAACGTCAAACGCTCGGGCCTGACGCTGTGGCCGTTCGTCTACTACGTCGGCGCCGAGGAACGTGCCAGCGCCACGGCGCGTCTGCCGCTGGAAGTGGCGAGCGTGTTCTGGGTGCCGATAGGCCACCTGTTCGACCACCAGCACGTCACCGAGCTCGAATACCCGATGGGCGTGACCGCCTCGACCTTTCCCGGCATCCAGTTCGGGGAACACGTGATCTGGGGCTTGACGCTGCGGGTGCTGGCGAGTTTCGCCGAGGTCATGCAGCGGCAACTGCCGGCGCTGGCCTGA
- a CDS encoding universal stress protein, with product MKFNTVLLPTDFSTHADAGCAAGIAMAQRDGAKVIALHVLPLSDLVMGEYPITMVDQLQAELMGDAEQRMQRWKDQQAMAVETLVVWGNPALDICRIAEERKADLIVTSTHGRTGLAHLVMGSVAERVVRHAPCSVLVVRARHA from the coding sequence ATGAAATTCAATACCGTGCTGCTGCCCACCGACTTTTCGACCCATGCCGACGCGGGCTGCGCGGCCGGCATCGCGATGGCGCAACGTGATGGCGCCAAGGTCATCGCCCTGCACGTGCTGCCGCTCTCGGACCTGGTGATGGGCGAGTACCCGATCACCATGGTCGATCAACTGCAGGCCGAACTCATGGGCGACGCTGAACAGCGCATGCAGCGTTGGAAGGACCAGCAGGCCATGGCGGTTGAAACCCTGGTGGTATGGGGCAATCCGGCCCTCGACATCTGCCGTATCGCCGAAGAGCGCAAGGCGGATCTCATCGTCACCTCGACCCATGGCCGCACCGGCCTGGCTCACCTCGTGATGGGCAGCGTCGCCGAACGCGTGGTGCGTCATGCGCCGTGCTCGGTGCTGGTGGTGCGCGCCCGCCACGCCTGA
- a CDS encoding TauD/TfdA family dioxygenase, whose translation MNYKHITVEPVTPAIGANIFGVDISRELSAEVVAEIRAAYLEHLVVFFHDQTLTPAQLVAFSKRFGEIGYYPFVSGMPEQPEVVAVVKKEDEKINFGGLWHTDTSYLERPPMGSVLYAVEVPKIGGDTLWNNMYMAYEALSPTLREMLTGLRGVNSAEKPDAAVTRTHRMAESPKDARAIVTTAAHPIVRTHPETGRRALYCAAAHTMHIEGMTVEESRPLLQYLYSVQQREEFGCRLHWKRGMVAFWDNRCAQHNALNDYHGYRREMHRVTLEGEVPV comes from the coding sequence ATGAACTACAAACACATCACGGTCGAACCCGTCACGCCGGCCATCGGCGCCAATATCTTCGGTGTCGACATTTCACGTGAGCTGTCAGCCGAGGTGGTGGCCGAGATCCGCGCCGCCTACCTCGAACACCTGGTGGTGTTCTTCCATGACCAGACCCTGACGCCGGCCCAACTGGTGGCGTTCTCCAAGCGCTTCGGCGAGATTGGCTACTACCCCTTCGTATCCGGCATGCCGGAGCAGCCCGAAGTGGTGGCGGTGGTCAAGAAAGAGGACGAGAAGATCAACTTCGGCGGCCTGTGGCACACCGACACCAGCTACCTCGAGCGACCGCCCATGGGCTCGGTGCTGTACGCGGTCGAAGTGCCGAAGATCGGCGGCGACACGCTGTGGAACAACATGTACATGGCCTACGAGGCCTTGTCACCGACCCTGCGCGAAATGCTCACCGGCCTGCGCGGCGTCAACAGCGCCGAGAAGCCCGATGCCGCGGTCACGCGCACCCATCGCATGGCCGAATCACCCAAGGACGCGCGCGCCATCGTCACCACCGCCGCGCATCCCATCGTGCGCACCCATCCCGAAACGGGACGCCGCGCCTTGTACTGCGCCGCCGCCCACACCATGCACATCGAAGGCATGACGGTCGAAGAAAGCCGGCCGCTGCTGCAATATCTCTACAGCGTGCAGCAGCGCGAGGAATTCGGCTGCCGTCTGCATTGGAAGCGCGGCATGGTGGCATTCTGGGACAACCGCTGCGCCCAGCACAACGCGCTGAATGACTACCACGGCTACCGGCGCGAGATGCACCGCGTGACCCTGGAAGGCGAAGTGCCGGTCTGA